The region AGCACCCCACACAGGCGATCGCCATAGAGGCACTGATGAACCGCCCACTGCGAAGACACCAAGCCTCCCAACAAACTCTGGCTATAGATACAGAGCAGGGCGACCGGTCCTGCAATCCGCAACCAACGGGGGCTACCCCCACCGCTAACGGGAGCCAAGCCAACGGTGATGGTCGCCAAAAGGCCAAAAAAGAGTAGTCCTGTGCCCAAGTGAGCCGTGACAATTTCAAAGCGCAGCAATTCCGTCACCGTCAACCCCCCCAAAATCCCCTGCACAATCACAAGGCACAGTGCCGCCGCCGCAGCATAGGGAACCCAAGGCGGCAGGGCTGACCGCCAAGCCACGCTCAAGCCAACAAAGGCGATCGCTAGCAGCCCTAAACTGGTGGCGAGCAGGCGGTGAAACCACTCTAGAAAAATCTGCAAGTTCATTTGCGGCACCAGCGTGCCAAAGCACAAGGGCCAATCGGGACAGGCTAAACCGGCATCCATCACCCGTGTGGCACTGCCCACCGCCATCAAAAAGAGGGTAAAGACCGTCATCAGCAACACAAGGCGAAAAATCCACTGGCGACGGACACTTGGATCACTGCCTAGGGTCAAGGGTGAGACATCAAAGGGACCCAGCACGGATTTTTCCTCGACAGCAACAACTCCTTCATGGTAAAGAAGCTAAGGGGGGGATCACGGCAGCCGTGAAAATCTATAGCTTTTCTTTAAGTTTTCGCTAGAGTATAAATGTTTCTTGCATTTTGTTGCCTAATTTTGCGGAGGGCCTAAAGGGACTGCTCCCCAGGACTGGGTTGTTGTTGCAAGAAGTGGAGAAAATCCAAGAGTTCTTCATCGCTCAATTGCTGGCGCGATCGCTTGCCATAGCGTTGCAGTAAATAGGCACGACCTTGGGCTTCGGTCCATCCCAAACGCTTCATTTCCACGGTGGTTTGGGCAATTTCATCCGCCAGATCCACGGGGTCGCGCTTGCTGGGGGGCTTCTCACTGGCCGGTTTGACGGCGGGGTGGCTGGGGTGAGGATTGGCAGGAGTCGTGGGTTCTAGAATCAGATCAGTATTGCGGGCCTCTGACCAAGGAGCTGCCTCTAGGGCTGCCGGGACACGGGGAATCAGTTCCGCTTCCGTTTGCACAGGGAGGTGAATACCCAAGAGTCGCAGGGCACGCTGGCGGGCACTATCTTCCGCCTGTTCAAGGGTCGGTGCCGCAGCCATCCCTGTCGCCAGAATGGTCTCCCCCACTAGGAGAGTCGTTTTGACAATAAAGAGGCCGTCATGAATTTGCAATAAATCACTGACAATGCTGCCGGTGGGATAGCGGCGGTGAAATTCGCTCATGGGAGTGCCGCACCAAAACGACGCATCGAGTTGATCTTATTCTATCCTTGGCGGGGGGTTGGCCTAGAGGAGATTCAACACTGCCCTGTGAACGCCAGCCGACTGCAGGTAGCCTTGATAGTCGGGAACGGGAGCGCAGAAGGTGTGTTGCCATTGGTGAATCAAGGCCGTGGGGTCAGGGGGCAAGGCTTCCAGTTCAACCCCAGCCATACCCGTATCCGCCATGAGGTAACGGACCTTAGGATCGTAGCTGAGGGCAAAACAGCGACAGCCAACACTGGCGGCCATAATCAGCGCATGGAGACGCATGGCGATCGCTCCCGCCGTTGCCGCCAAAATGCCCTTCATCTCGCGGGGATCCTCACAGGAGATCAGTTGGGTCTGATCAGGCAGGAGGGCCCCATAGAGCTCCTCAGCCAAGGGCAAATCCTGTTGCAGCTGAAAGGGTAATAGCAAAAGCGGCACACCCATCTCTTCCTGCCACCGCCGCAAGGCCATTTTCAGACGCTGCCAGCGATCGCTCGTGAGGTGGCGATGGGGACGCAAACACACCGCAATGGGCGCCTTAGCCTTGGGGGGCAACCCAGGACGCGCCGACATCAGCCATACGGGATCGGCTCCCTGTTGATGGGGAATTCCCCACTGTCGCAGAAGGGCCGCCGACCCGGAATCTCGCACTGTAACGGCCAGACAACGGCGGAGCAGTTTCCGAGTCCACCAGCGATAGAGGGGCGATCGCAGCGGTCCAATTCCCTGGGCCCAAGCAATCGTGCGGCAGCCAAACCGCTGCGCAAGGGTCATCAAGCCAAGGTAATAGAGGGGACTGCGCCAACTCGTCACATCCTGAATCAGACTTCCCCCACCCCAAATAAAGGCCTGGCTCTGTTGCAGAGTACGCAGCACTTTTTGCCACTGCCGGCGATCGCAGGCGGCAACACCATAGCGGTCTGCCGTGGCCCTAGCATTACCGCTAAGAACGACCGGTGCAACGTGGGGGGGCAACTGTTCGAGGAGCGTTGCCAACAGCGCCTCATCGCCGGTATTTCCATAGCCGTAGTAGCCACAGAGAAAGACTTGACTCATACCACAGGCTCCACGAGCGGCACTGCCTGAAGAATCTGTTGCAGCACGTTGATGAAGGAGGAGGTGGGTTGAATGGCCGGCACCAAAGAAACGGAGTGGCGGGGATACCTGACCTGCAGCAGGGCGAGTTGGCTGTGCACCTGATCAAGGGTTTTGCCACCAAAAAGAAAGTAGCCATAAATTTTGCTACTGGTATACCCCTGAGCCATCCGCGCCTCAATGGCATGGTTTAAACTTCCCGTTTGCGTCAGCAGGGCTGGACGCACACCACAGGTCTGACACAGTTCCTCAAACCAAGGGAGGACTTCAGGCCGACGGCTGCCATGGCCCAGGAGAATATGGGCACCTTCATCGGCGATCGCCCGTTTTAACCATGCTTGAAAGAGCGGCTGTCCGCCCAAGAAGGGGAGTAATTGAATGGGAAGCACCGACTCGGCGGCGGCGATCGCCAGCGGTAGATCCACGACCACATGGTTGCCTGGCAATAAAAAGAGGGGTAGGATCACCATCCCCTCAGCCCCCTGAGAGTGTGCCTCCTGACTAAATTGGCAAATCTGCTTAGGCAGTGGTGCCCCTTCAAGGGTTCCCCAGCTGAGGATGCCAAGAGGGGTGAGTTGCTGGCACAGGAATGCCATCGCTTGCTGCGGTTCCGGGGCAGGGCTGCCGTGGCTAATGAGAAAGTAAGCCATCATGGGGGGTAAGGAAGCGCGATCGCCAGTTTTCACTCAAGAGTTCCTGTTGCGGTACCAAAACCTGCTCTCCGGAAGCTAACCACTTCACTTGGACGGTACCATCCGTCGCTTCACTCTCGCCAATGACCAGACACACGGTGGCACCAACGCGATCGGCGCGTTTCACCTGCTTGCCAAAGGCACTACCGCTGAGATCCACGTCTACGGTATACCCTTGATGCCGCAGTTGCTGTGCCAAGATCAGGCCTTGACGTTCAGCAGCTGCGCCGCGGGTCACCATATAGAGGTAGGGCTGATTGCGCGCTGGGAGGGGGCGATCGCGCAAAAGTAAAATCAGCCGCTCCAGTCCCATCGCCCAACCAATTGCCGGGGTTGGTGGGCCACCCAGTTCCTCCACAAGGTGATCGTAGCGACCACCGCCACAGACAGTTCCCTCATTCCCTAAACTCATATCCTGAAATTCAAAGGCGGTGTGGGTGTAGTAATCGAGACCCCGCACAAGGGCAGGGTTAATTTGGTAGGCAATGCCCAGAGCCTGCAGGAGGGATTGGACTTGCTCAAAATGGGCGCGCGATCGCGCACTCAAATAATCCAAAAGCCGCGGCGCTTCCTTGACAATGGCTTGGGTGCGGGGATCTTTGCTATCCAGAATTCTGAGGGGATTGCGGTGGAGGCGTTCTTGGGAATCGGGGTCTAAGTCTGCTTTGTAGGGGGTGAGGTAATCCACCAAGGCTTGGCGATAGGCACTGCGATCCTCGCGATCGCCCACGGAGTTGAGCATCAGGGTTAACTGCTTTAGTCCCAGAGCCTGCAAAATATCTAAGGCCACGGCAATGACTTCAGCATCGGCACGGGGATCAGCACTCCCTAAAACTTCCACCCCCAACTGGTGAAACTGGCGGTAGCGACCGGATTGCGGCCGCTCATAGCGAAACATTGGCCCTAGGTACCACAGACGTTGCACGCCCCCTTGGCTGTGGAGGCCATGCTCAATATAGGCGCGAACCACCCCCGCGGTGCCCTCTGGCCGCAGTGTCAGCGACCGTTGAGCGCGATCGCGAAAGGTGTACATCTCCTTACTGACAATATCAGTGGCTTCACCAATGCCCCGCTCAAACAGAGGGGTTTGCTCAAAAATGGGAGTGCAAATTTCACGGTAGGCAGCGCGATCTAAAATCTGACGGGCAATGGTTTCTAAATACTGCCAATAGACCCGCTCAGCGGGCAAAATATCGCGAGTTCCCCGTGGTGCTTGCAAACCCATGTGTGGTCAATGCGCAAATGAAACAGACGTATTATACCTGCTTATACCTGACTCGCTTCCCCTTCCCAGTCACTTCTCCACCCGCTCTAAAACCTCGCGAATGTGCTTGAGTTCCCCAAGAATGTCCTTGAGGAGATCGTCGGTGGGATTGGGGGGGATTGTTTTTAATTCCCCTTGGAGGGTAGTCATCCCCATCACATCACGGGCAAAGCGAGCCACTTCATTTCACCGCCAGAGGCAGTCTCCCCCAGGGGTTGCAGGGGTTGGCCGGGGTTGGCACTCCAAAGAAAGGTAATCTCGTCACTGCCGCTACTACTGGCTTCTGTGGTTGTCAACTGCACTGTAAAGCGGGCTTGGGGAAGTCCAAGGGGACCAAGGTGGGCCAGGAGGTCTTGCTGGAGGCGTTCTGCTGCCCCTTGCCGCAATTGATGGAGTTGCTCACTTGCTTGCTCAAAAACTTGCCGCCGTTGGGCAACTTCTGCCTCTAGGCACTCTTGGCTAGTAGTAGCATCCTTGAGGGCAGCTAATTCTGCTTGGATGCGATCGCGATAGGCAATGACGCTGGCCAAATCGGGGCCATACTTGCGACAGAGGCGTTGTAATTGGTGAATACGGTGACTTTCCTGCCCCTGTTTCCCCAGTGAGGACATTGAACCCCCCCTGAAAGGTCACCTCTAGCTCCGCAATGAGGGCAAAGTTCTGAATCCGCAGTGTTTGTAGCATTGTGGCTCTACGAGAGCAACAGTTCTAGGGCAATCCTTGAGAAAAGGGCAGTGACCCACTT is a window of Thermosynechococcus vestitus BP-1 DNA encoding:
- a CDS encoding COX15/CtaA family protein; this translates as MLGPFDVSPLTLGSDPSVRRQWIFRLVLLMTVFTLFLMAVGSATRVMDAGLACPDWPLCFGTLVPQMNLQIFLEWFHRLLATSLGLLAIAFVGLSVAWRSALPPWVPYAAAAALCLVIVQGILGGLTVTELLRFEIVTAHLGTGLLFFGLLATITVGLAPVSGGGSPRWLRIAGPVALLCIYSQSLLGGLVSSQWAVHQCLYGDRLCGVLHSHLMGVVPATLSVLVVVIGAWRSPALTPLLRQLSFSLLPLVALQVALGWSTLQLKLQVPALTVAHQMIGATLLGVLVAISALAWRDRSPHSLKQESSTSLRSA
- the csaB gene encoding polysaccharide pyruvyl transferase CsaB, with amino-acid sequence MSQVFLCGYYGYGNTGDEALLATLLEQLPPHVAPVVLSGNARATADRYGVAACDRRQWQKVLRTLQQSQAFIWGGGSLIQDVTSWRSPLYYLGLMTLAQRFGCRTIAWAQGIGPLRSPLYRWWTRKLLRRCLAVTVRDSGSAALLRQWGIPHQQGADPVWLMSARPGLPPKAKAPIAVCLRPHRHLTSDRWQRLKMALRRWQEEMGVPLLLLPFQLQQDLPLAEELYGALLPDQTQLISCEDPREMKGILAATAGAIAMRLHALIMAASVGCRCFALSYDPKVRYLMADTGMAGVELEALPPDPTALIHQWQHTFCAPVPDYQGYLQSAGVHRAVLNLL
- a CDS encoding sirohydrochlorin chelatase, which encodes MKTGDRASLPPMMAYFLISHGSPAPEPQQAMAFLCQQLTPLGILSWGTLEGAPLPKQICQFSQEAHSQGAEGMVILPLFLLPGNHVVVDLPLAIAAAESVLPIQLLPFLGGQPLFQAWLKRAIADEGAHILLGHGSRRPEVLPWFEELCQTCGVRPALLTQTGSLNHAIEARMAQGYTSSKIYGYFLFGGKTLDQVHSQLALLQVRYPRHSVSLVPAIQPTSSFINVLQQILQAVPLVEPVV
- the hisS gene encoding histidine--tRNA ligase, translated to MGLQAPRGTRDILPAERVYWQYLETIARQILDRAAYREICTPIFEQTPLFERGIGEATDIVSKEMYTFRDRAQRSLTLRPEGTAGVVRAYIEHGLHSQGGVQRLWYLGPMFRYERPQSGRYRQFHQLGVEVLGSADPRADAEVIAVALDILQALGLKQLTLMLNSVGDREDRSAYRQALVDYLTPYKADLDPDSQERLHRNPLRILDSKDPRTQAIVKEAPRLLDYLSARSRAHFEQVQSLLQALGIAYQINPALVRGLDYYTHTAFEFQDMSLGNEGTVCGGGRYDHLVEELGGPPTPAIGWAMGLERLILLLRDRPLPARNQPYLYMVTRGAAAERQGLILAQQLRHQGYTVDVDLSGSAFGKQVKRADRVGATVCLVIGESEATDGTVQVKWLASGEQVLVPQQELLSENWRSRFLTPHDGLLSH
- a CDS encoding DNA repair protein RecN, with amino-acid sequence MSSLGKQGQESHRIHQLQRLCRKYGPDLASVIAYRDRIQAELAALKDATTSQECLEAEVAQRRQVFEQASEQLHQLRQGAAERLQQDLLAHLGPLGLPQARFTVQLTTTEASSSGSDEITFLWSANPGQPLQPLGETASGGEMKWLALPVM